A section of the Dehalobacter sp. DCM genome encodes:
- a CDS encoding alanine/glycine:cation symporter family protein — protein MFESLNDWIIRVDDIVWGLPLIILVMGVGILLTFRLGGLQIRHLPRALKYMVKNEAGGTGEVTSFGALCTALSATIGTGNIVGVATAIVAGGPGALFWMWIAALLGMATKYSEGLLAIKYRVIEPDGHVLGGPFYYIENGMGKNWKWLAKLFALFGAMAGLFGIGTITQINGITSAAKNFFDANNEHMISIFGTQYSIAVVITGLIVTICVALVIIGGLKRIASVSEIIVPFMAIIYVLVCLVILVGNFTKIPDAIVEVVASAFGLRAAAGGALGAMIVAMQKGVARGIFSNESGLGSAPIAAAAAKTNEPARQGLVTMTGTFIDTIIICTMTGLSIVITGTWNIGLVGVEVTTRAFQEGLPFAPAVSAFILMICLVFFAFTTIIGWNYYSERCLEYLTKSMKLVLIYRWLYIFAVFIGPYMTVAAVWNLADIFNGMMAFPNLIALIALSGVVAKETRDYFTRLKKQTL, from the coding sequence GTGTTCGAAAGTTTAAACGACTGGATTATTCGTGTAGACGACATAGTCTGGGGGCTTCCGCTGATCATTCTGGTTATGGGAGTCGGAATTCTGCTAACCTTCCGGCTGGGTGGGCTTCAAATCAGGCATTTGCCCAGAGCTTTGAAGTACATGGTTAAAAATGAAGCAGGTGGAACTGGAGAAGTAACCAGTTTCGGCGCGCTTTGTACTGCCTTATCAGCGACCATTGGAACAGGGAACATTGTCGGTGTGGCCACCGCCATTGTTGCCGGCGGACCGGGTGCACTGTTCTGGATGTGGATTGCCGCTTTATTGGGGATGGCAACAAAGTATTCAGAAGGACTTCTGGCTATCAAATATCGCGTCATTGAACCGGATGGGCATGTATTGGGAGGACCGTTTTACTACATAGAAAACGGGATGGGGAAAAATTGGAAATGGTTAGCTAAGCTCTTTGCTTTATTTGGTGCTATGGCGGGGTTATTTGGCATTGGTACAATCACTCAGATCAATGGAATTACTTCTGCTGCCAAAAACTTTTTTGATGCTAACAATGAACATATGATTTCAATCTTCGGGACACAGTATTCCATTGCTGTCGTCATCACCGGACTTATTGTTACGATTTGTGTCGCCTTGGTCATTATCGGCGGACTGAAGCGTATTGCTTCTGTATCCGAAATTATTGTGCCTTTTATGGCAATTATCTATGTGCTGGTTTGCTTGGTCATCTTAGTTGGTAACTTTACGAAGATACCCGATGCAATTGTTGAAGTCGTAGCCTCAGCCTTCGGCCTCAGGGCAGCCGCCGGAGGAGCTCTTGGCGCGATGATTGTCGCCATGCAAAAAGGTGTAGCCCGCGGTATTTTCTCAAATGAATCCGGCCTCGGCAGCGCACCGATCGCAGCGGCTGCCGCTAAAACCAATGAGCCCGCCCGTCAGGGGCTTGTCACGATGACGGGTACGTTTATTGACACCATCATTATTTGTACGATGACCGGCTTATCCATTGTGATTACGGGAACTTGGAACATTGGACTTGTTGGTGTCGAAGTAACGACCCGAGCGTTTCAGGAAGGACTTCCGTTCGCACCGGCAGTGTCGGCATTCATTCTGATGATTTGTCTGGTATTTTTCGCATTTACAACGATCATTGGCTGGAACTACTACAGTGAACGGTGTCTCGAATATTTGACAAAGAGTATGAAGCTCGTTTTAATCTACCGCTGGCTGTATATTTTTGCGGTTTTTATCGGACCGTATATGACGGTTGCCGCCGTCTGGAATCTTGCCGATATCTTTAATGGCATGATGGCTTTCCCAAACTTAATTGCACTGATAGCTCTAAGCGGCGTTGTAGCAAAAGAAACCAGGGATTATTTTACCCGACTAAAAAAACAGACGCTCTAA
- the floA gene encoding flotillin-like protein FloA (flotillin-like protein involved in membrane lipid rafts) encodes MTGALVTTVILVILVLIILMVLFTFIPVGLWISALAAGVNIGIFSLIGMRLRRVAPARIVNPQIKAHKAGLGLTTSQLEAHYLAGGNVDRVVNALIAAERAAIPLRFERAAAIDLAGRDVLQAVQMSVNPKVIQTPVVSAVAQNGIELRVIARVTVRANIDRLVGGAGEETIIARVGEGIVTSIGSSTSHANVLENPDVISQAVLNKGLDSGTAFEILSIDIADVDVGKNIGAQLQTDQAEADKRIAQAKAEERRAMAVAREQEMKASVQEMRAKVVESEAEVPLALATALKEGKLGVMDYYNLQNVIADTRMRDNIAVTAKGDEPEASNPKK; translated from the coding sequence ATGACTGGTGCATTAGTTACGACGGTAATTCTTGTTATTCTGGTTCTCATTATTTTGATGGTGTTATTTACCTTTATACCGGTAGGTCTTTGGATATCGGCCTTAGCAGCCGGGGTCAATATCGGTATCTTTTCCCTGATTGGGATGCGGCTGAGAAGGGTTGCGCCTGCACGGATCGTCAATCCGCAAATTAAAGCCCACAAGGCCGGTTTAGGTTTAACAACATCCCAACTCGAAGCCCATTACCTTGCCGGAGGGAATGTAGACCGGGTGGTCAACGCTCTCATTGCTGCAGAACGAGCTGCCATCCCCCTTCGCTTTGAACGCGCCGCTGCTATTGATCTGGCTGGTCGTGATGTTTTACAAGCTGTGCAAATGTCTGTTAATCCGAAAGTCATTCAAACACCGGTTGTCTCCGCAGTTGCCCAAAACGGGATTGAATTGCGCGTCATTGCCAGAGTCACAGTCAGAGCGAACATTGACCGTCTGGTCGGTGGGGCAGGGGAAGAAACGATCATCGCCAGAGTCGGCGAGGGTATCGTCACCAGTATCGGCAGCAGTACATCCCATGCCAATGTGTTGGAGAATCCGGATGTTATCTCACAGGCTGTATTGAACAAAGGACTGGATTCCGGTACCGCGTTTGAGATCCTGTCCATCGATATTGCCGATGTTGATGTGGGTAAAAACATCGGGGCTCAGCTGCAGACAGACCAGGCAGAAGCAGACAAACGGATTGCTCAGGCTAAGGCAGAGGAACGTCGGGCGATGGCTGTCGCCAGAGAACAGGAAATGAAAGCCTCCGTTCAGGAAATGAGAGCCAAAGTCGTTGAATCCGAAGCAGAGGTGCCGCTTGCCTTGGCTACTGCGTTAAAAGAAGGTAAATTAGGTGTCATGGATTATTACAACCTGCAAAATGTGATTGCGGATACCCGGATGCGGGATAATATTGCGGTTACAGCTAAAGGAGACGAGCCGGAAGCGAGCAATCCTAAGAAGTAG
- a CDS encoding NfeD family protein yields the protein MEFFVGISLSLIIIGIILIILEIFIIPGFGIAGLIGLAMMIGGVFLVAQNLLQGVIYLLIILIVVGLLIYIGFKTGKLKKLWRKISLGEKQITDDGYVAPNKEYSEYIGKTGIALTLLRPAGTAEIDGKRVDVVTDGGFIPQSSRIKVIAVEGTRIIVQKND from the coding sequence TTGGAATTTTTTGTTGGGATATCGCTTTCCTTGATTATTATCGGAATTATACTCATCATTCTGGAAATATTTATTATTCCCGGTTTCGGCATTGCCGGCCTAATTGGTCTGGCTATGATGATCGGCGGGGTTTTTCTGGTAGCCCAAAACTTGCTGCAAGGGGTTATCTATCTTCTCATCATCTTGATTGTGGTCGGTCTTTTGATCTATATTGGGTTTAAAACCGGGAAGCTCAAAAAGCTATGGCGTAAGATCTCCCTCGGGGAAAAGCAGATCACTGATGACGGTTACGTTGCACCCAATAAGGAATACTCAGAGTATATCGGCAAAACAGGTATTGCTCTAACTCTCCTCAGACCGGCCGGTACGGCAGAAATTGACGGTAAACGCGTGGATGTGGTTACTGACGGAGGATTTATTCCCCAGAGTTCGCGCATCAAAGTGATTGCGGTGGAAGGCACACGGATCATTGTCCAAAAGAACGATTAA
- a CDS encoding DsrE/DsrF/DrsH-like family protein encodes MEKGKKLSLILFSGDYDKAMAALILANSARELGMTVNIFFAFWGLCLIRDPEKMSLEDKTAFETMFGIAAPNGPEDLPLSRMNMAGLGKAMLKKMMAEHDAPDLTAFLKGAQKKGVNFFICKLSLEIMGFKKEEMIQGSQVLTATEYLQDALDADIELFI; translated from the coding sequence ATGGAAAAAGGGAAGAAGCTCAGCCTGATTCTTTTCAGCGGTGATTATGACAAAGCCATGGCCGCATTGATCCTGGCTAATTCAGCCCGAGAACTTGGCATGACCGTCAATATATTTTTTGCCTTCTGGGGTTTGTGTTTAATTCGTGATCCTGAGAAGATGTCTCTGGAAGATAAAACGGCTTTCGAAACGATGTTTGGCATTGCAGCACCCAATGGCCCGGAAGATTTGCCGTTATCCCGAATGAACATGGCCGGTCTGGGAAAGGCGATGCTAAAAAAAATGATGGCTGAACATGATGCACCCGATCTGACGGCCTTTCTCAAAGGCGCACAAAAAAAGGGAGTCAACTTCTTTATTTGTAAGCTCTCCCTTGAAATTATGGGTTTTAAAAAGGAGGAAATGATACAGGGATCCCAGGTCCTGACAGCGACAGAATATCTTCAGGACGCTCTGGATGCGGATATTGAACTGTTTATTTGA
- a CDS encoding aminotransferase class V-fold PLP-dependent enzyme yields MSYVISKTDYGSLVVGIDTEVKLRNGKKVRGINFDNAATTPPFISVIEEMNNFAPYYSSIHRGYGYKATLSSEKYEQARETVMDFVGANHKKDVVIFVKNATEAINKVAYRLCQDTDEKNIILASAMEHHSNDLPWRDRFEVEYIDIDACGRLIFNDFVEKMEKYKGRVKLVTITGASNVTGYVNPIHRIAEWAHKYGAKILVDASQLIPHMPFEMKPLGSSKHIDFVVFSAHKMYAPFGVGVLIGPKSFFAQGSPDYKGGGTVRSVTYDHVVWNDPPSKDEAGTPNLMGVIALAAAIRSLNAIGMRHVYKHEKALAEQLIHGLKKIDCIESYCTADSSQEHVGIIPFNVRGIYHETLAKILAYEAGISVRSGCFCAHPYVQKLMNIPASKINAMIENPEEPKPGMVRVSFGLYNQPQEVAKLIEVLQEVTKDRRRYIKLYS; encoded by the coding sequence ATGAGTTATGTCATTTCCAAAACAGATTATGGCAGCCTGGTCGTTGGTATTGACACAGAGGTTAAACTGCGAAATGGAAAAAAAGTGAGGGGTATCAATTTTGATAATGCGGCCACGACGCCCCCCTTCATTAGCGTCATTGAAGAGATGAATAACTTCGCGCCATACTATTCTTCTATTCATCGGGGATATGGGTATAAGGCAACACTGTCTTCAGAAAAATATGAGCAAGCCAGAGAAACGGTAATGGATTTTGTCGGTGCAAACCATAAAAAAGATGTGGTCATCTTCGTGAAAAATGCCACGGAAGCAATCAATAAAGTTGCATACAGGCTTTGTCAGGATACGGATGAAAAAAACATTATCTTAGCAAGTGCCATGGAACATCATTCCAATGACCTGCCATGGCGGGATCGATTTGAAGTGGAATACATCGATATCGACGCTTGCGGCAGGCTAATTTTTAATGACTTTGTCGAAAAGATGGAGAAATATAAAGGAAGAGTAAAACTGGTGACGATAACCGGAGCTTCCAATGTGACCGGGTATGTCAATCCGATTCACCGCATTGCGGAATGGGCACATAAATATGGCGCGAAAATCCTGGTAGATGCTTCGCAGCTTATTCCACATATGCCATTTGAGATGAAACCGTTGGGATCCAGTAAACATATTGATTTTGTTGTATTCTCTGCACATAAAATGTACGCTCCATTTGGGGTGGGTGTGCTTATCGGACCTAAATCCTTTTTTGCCCAAGGGAGTCCGGATTATAAAGGAGGAGGCACTGTTCGATCCGTAACCTATGATCACGTTGTTTGGAATGATCCGCCGTCGAAAGATGAGGCTGGCACACCCAATCTGATGGGTGTTATCGCCCTTGCGGCAGCCATCCGATCGTTAAATGCCATAGGGATGCGTCATGTTTATAAACATGAGAAAGCACTGGCTGAACAGCTGATCCATGGACTGAAGAAAATAGATTGTATTGAAAGTTATTGCACGGCTGACAGCAGTCAGGAACACGTAGGCATCATTCCTTTCAATGTTCGGGGCATCTACCATGAGACGCTGGCCAAGATCCTGGCCTACGAAGCAGGTATTTCTGTCCGGAGCGGCTGCTTTTGTGCGCATCCCTATGTTCAAAAACTGATGAACATTCCGGCATCCAAAATCAATGCCATGATTGAAAATCCGGAAGAACCGAAGCCAGGCATGGTCCGGGTGAGCTTTGGTTTGTATAATCAGCCTCAGGAAGTTGCAAAGCTGATTGAGGTACTTCAGGAAGTCACCAAGGACAGAAGACGGTATATTAAATTATACAGTTGA
- a CDS encoding manganese catalase family protein produces MFSYQKRLLFPVHVDYKDEKLARVLLEHFAGYDSELTAFMRLMHQRLQAENPYIRDLLGMLGSEELAHMEVIGTAIRKLGIDNLPLTDPKGSPWDVGYVEKEASSIELMRLNEEAENRMKKLYMKHVGMTSDSNVKKMLLFLSSREEVHQRLFKKAGILLSQNAGNEQFSALIHDYKMSLRIIK; encoded by the coding sequence ATGTTCAGTTATCAAAAACGGTTGCTTTTTCCTGTTCATGTTGATTATAAGGATGAAAAACTCGCCCGAGTCCTCTTGGAGCACTTTGCCGGATACGACAGCGAATTGACCGCATTTATGCGTCTGATGCATCAGCGGCTGCAGGCTGAAAATCCATACATACGCGATCTGTTGGGCATGTTAGGGTCGGAAGAACTGGCACATATGGAGGTCATCGGCACCGCAATCAGAAAACTCGGCATTGACAATTTGCCCTTGACGGATCCCAAAGGATCTCCGTGGGATGTTGGCTATGTTGAAAAAGAGGCGAGCTCTATCGAACTTATGAGACTCAATGAAGAAGCTGAGAACAGGATGAAGAAGCTTTATATGAAACATGTGGGGATGACCAGCGATAGCAATGTAAAAAAAATGCTGCTATTTTTAAGTTCGCGTGAAGAAGTTCACCAACGCTTATTTAAAAAGGCCGGTATCTTATTGTCCCAAAATGCAGGTAATGAACAATTTTCCGCACTTATTCATGATTATAAGATGAGTTTGCGGATCATCAAGTGA
- a CDS encoding DUF3793 family protein, with protein MNEHLLSYLTHRHTLSTRDYLLDLIMFHLMPLLWSSKSAELMTFTGGVRKDLPEIWDRIKTAFFPLVSGPITIDYVELYRDNKQITVFFYNAFRLDKIMSDHANRNFLIQYGYNPDESWSSNLDILKARFRHPPFPHEVGLFLGIPLHDVRMFIECPGAKPILKGYWKVYQSQENAKELFDAYTRARDIFIQYVIAGNSVADFYIKARQAL; from the coding sequence ATGAACGAGCATCTTTTATCCTACCTCACTCATCGCCATACGCTTTCAACCCGAGACTATCTTCTTGATTTGATCATGTTTCATCTGATGCCATTGCTATGGTCTTCCAAATCGGCTGAACTGATGACATTTACCGGAGGGGTTCGCAAGGACCTTCCTGAGATCTGGGATCGCATTAAGACGGCATTTTTTCCATTGGTGAGTGGCCCCATCACCATAGACTATGTAGAGTTATATCGCGATAATAAACAGATCACCGTCTTTTTTTATAATGCCTTCCGATTGGATAAAATAATGTCCGATCACGCTAACCGGAATTTCTTAATCCAATACGGTTATAATCCGGATGAAAGTTGGAGTTCAAACCTGGACATCCTGAAGGCTCGATTCAGGCACCCGCCGTTTCCGCATGAGGTCGGTCTTTTTCTGGGGATCCCTTTGCACGATGTGAGGATGTTTATCGAATGTCCAGGTGCAAAGCCGATACTTAAAGGTTATTGGAAAGTCTATCAATCACAGGAGAACGCCAAGGAATTATTCGATGCGTATACGCGTGCAAGAGACATATTTATCCAATATGTCATTGCTGGCAATTCGGTGGCGGATTTTTACATTAAGGCGAGACAAGCATTGTGA